A DNA window from Phragmites australis chromosome 11, lpPhrAust1.1, whole genome shotgun sequence contains the following coding sequences:
- the LOC133885722 gene encoding derlin-1-like: MSSPAEYYKSLPPISKAYGTLCFFTTVLVQLQILSPSFLALYYPFVFKKFEIWRLFTSFFFLGNFSINFGIRLLMIARYGVQLEKGAFEKRTADFLWMMIFGAISLLVLSAIPLLESFFLGVPMVSMLLYVWSREYPNSQINMYGLVQLRSFYLPWAMLALDVIFGSPILPGLLGIMVGHLYYFLAVLHPLATGKNYLKTPKWVHSIVARFRLGVQANSPVRPANTGGSGAFRGRSYRLNQ, from the exons ATGTCTTCGCCCGCGGA GTACTACAAATCACTTCCACCTATAAGCAAGGCATATGGGACATTATGCTTCTTTACCACCGTGCTGGTTCAGCTCCAGATACTGAGCCCGTCCTTTCTTGCCTTATATTACCCTTTCGTGTTCAAGAAGTTTGAG ATATGGAGGCTATTTACAAGTTTCTTTTTCCTGGGAAATTTTTCCATCAACTTTGGTATTCGCCTTCTGATGAT AGCAAGGTATGGTGTGCAGTTGGAAAAGGGTGCATTTGAAAAGCGGACTGCAGATTTCTTGTGGATGATGATATTCGGTGCCATCTCACTACTG GTATTGTCTGCTATTCCCCTACTGGAGTCTTTTTTCTTGGGAGTACCTATGGTCAGCATGCTTCTTTATGTCTGGAGCAGAGAGTATCCAAATTCTCAGATAAACATGTATGGTCTTGTCCAATTGAGG TCATTTTATCTTCCATGGGCTATGCTTGCATTGGACGTGATATTCGGGTCACCAATTCTGCCTGGTCTTCTGGGTATAATGGTTGGACATCTGTACTATTTCCTTGCAGTGCTGCATCCCCTAGCCACTGGAAAGAACTACCTCAAGACTCCAAAGTGGGT ACACAGCATTGTTGCTCGATTCAGACTAGGCGTGCAGGCAAACTCACCCGTCAGGCCAGCCAACACGGGCGGCTCTGGTGCCTTCAGAGGAAGAAGCTACAGACTCAATCAATAG